Sequence from the Candidatus Methylomirabilota bacterium genome:
ATGGGGGCGTAGACGGGCTGGTCACCATGGAGGATCTCCTCGAAGAGATCGTCGGAGAGATCCACGATGAGTACGAGACTGCCGAGAAGCCCGTCGAACGGCTGCGGGACGGCTCGCTCATCATCGACGCCTCACTGAACATCAAGGACCTGCGAGATGAGCACGGGTTGCCATTTCCTGAATCGCCGGCCTACGAGACCCTCGCGGGCTTTATGCTGACTCAGCTTCAGCGGATGCCCAAGGGCGGCGATATCATCACCTACCAGGGCAAGAAGCTGACGATCGTTGATATGGAAGGCCGACGGATCGCCCGAATCAAGGTCGAAGAGCTGCCGGCAACGCATTGAGCAGAAGGCGCAGAATGAATCAGCTCTCCCTCATAGGCTTCCTGATCCTCGCAGTGGTCATCGCAACCTTTTCCGTTCAGAACTCCGGCGAGGCGGTCGTAAAATTCATCTGGTGGCAGTTTCAGAGCTCATTGGTGGTCGTGATTCTCATTTCAACTGCCCTTGGAGCGATTATGGCGATCTTCTTGAGCCTTCCCGGAACCTTCCGGCTGCGAATGCGAATGCGGGACCAGTCACAGCGAATCACTGAGCTCGAGCAGCGGCTCCAGGAGTGTGAAACACAACGTACTAAGGACATGCCCGGAACTCGGTGATGATTGGAAATCTCTGCTCCCAAGAATAAATGTTGGGATGCGTCGGCGAGCGTAGCGAAGCAATCCAACCGTTCTTCGCCCGAAGGCCTCCAAGGTCATGAGAACAGGACGATGAGATTGCCGCGCACCCTTCGGGTGCTCGCAATGACAGACACATGAATGGGTGGCGATCAATCTCTATTCTTGGATCTGCCGAACAATATAGAAAATAGGAGGTGATTTGGTATATAATATGGTTTGTTGTGTCACTCGAAGTTGGAACTCTTAGTTACAACCGAAGGAGGAAGTGAATGAGGAAATGCCTGATCTCGTTATGCTGCGCGATGCTTCTGTTTGTTGCCTGGACGTCTCAGGCGCGCGCCCACGGTGGTGAGGGGATGGGCGGCGGCATGGACAAAATGGACGCGTGTGTCCAAAAGAAGGGTCACTACACGGTGCACTTTGCGGCCTATCAGCAACAATACGGCGAATCAGCGATCGGCATGCTGCAGGAAGTAGGATCCCAAAAACTCAAGCAGGAATTCCAGTCGTATTGTGAAGGGGTTCCGAAGACGGGTAAGATGGCGATCACCTTTGACCTGCTGAATGAGGAGATGCGGGGACTACCCATCTCCATCCAGATTGTGGAAGCCGGCGAAGAGCAAGGCAAGAGCCACGGAGAAGGCCATGAGGAGGGCCACGGGGCGCATACCCATACGATCGCCTCCTTGCCACCGACGGTGTACCGTGATGGGTCGATCAGACTGACGGTCGATATTTCCACACCCGGTCATTATAAGGCCATTATGAAGTTTGAAGCTGTTGGGCCTGGGATCGCCCATAAGCCCCATGCCGCCTCTGAGCCAGGAGAGTTGGACCTGGTCAAGCACAGCCACGGTCCCGGTGACCCGACACCAGCAGAAATCCAAGCCGTTGATCCTACGTTCAGTATTCCCTTTACGGTCGGCCTCCAAAAACAGGCGGCCGGCTCATCGTTTATGTCTAGCGGGGGACTCCAAGTGATCGGCATAGTGGTCGGCCTGTCGGTCCTTGTTGGCGGCCTCATCTTCTTCAGGAACAACGGTAAGCAGAAAAAAGAGGCCTAAAGGGGGTAGCCGGCGGCACCCCGGCTACCCAGATAGTGAGCAAGGTTCTCGGCGGCACGCCTGGTTTCATGATCAGCTTGACGAAGTGCTGTGACGAGAATCATCTACATCTGTTTGCGCCAATCAACATACTCCAGCCTCCCTGTCTCCGGTTACGTTCCTTTTCTGTTGTCAGGACGATCCACGCCGATTCATGCTCAGAAAAGGTGTCCACATGCGACACGTGAGACTGTTCCGCGGGCAGATCTTGAATCCGGTAGCAGAAGATCGGTATACATTTCATGTAGACGGAGGAATAGTCGTAGACACGAGCGGCGCAATTCTCAAAGTCGGGGCGTACCATGAGATACATCAGCAGTACCCCAGCGTCGCCATCGTTGACTGCTCAGATCGGCTGATCTTACCCGGTTTTATCGATACTCACACTCACCTGCCTCAGTATGCGGCAGTTGCACAGTATGGCAAAGAGCTGTTGGAGTGGCTCAAGAAAGACATCTATCCGGCAGAGCGGGAGTTCACTCCAGAGGCTGCCAACACGCTGTGTCCCGTTTTCTTCCGCTCGCTTCTCTCCCATGGCGTAACGACCGCTGCCATATATTGCTCGGTTCGGAAAGACAGCACCCACGTGGCCTTTGAGTGGGCGGAAAAAACAGGGATCAGGGCCATCATCGGGAAGGTCATGATGGACCAGAATGCTCCAGATTTCCTCCTGGAGAAAACATCAGAATCTCTTCAGGCAAGCGAGGAGGTGTGCCGGACGTGGCACGGGGCCGCCAATGGCAGGTTGCTCTATGCCTTTACCCCGAGATTTGCTCCGACATGCAGCAGGGCTCTGATGAAGGCTGTGGGTGAGCTGGCCAGTCAGTATGGTGCGTACGTTCAAACCCACTTAGCTGAAAATCCTACTGAGCTGCAATGGGTCAGGGAATTGTTCCCGGAGACGCGAAGCTACACCGATGTCTACTTCAGGGCCGGCCTCTTAGGTCCGAAGACCATCCTGGCCCACGCAATCTATGTCAGCCCAGAGGAGCGGCGCCTGCTGGCGGATACAGGAACCTGTTTGTCCCACTGTCCCACCTCAAACCTCTTCCTCAAGAGCGGACTTATGCCGCTGCGCGAACTGCTGGACATGGACCTGCGTATCGGTTTAGGGTCGGATGTGGGTGGTGGGCCGACTCTCTCGCCGTTTGAAGTCATGCGCTCGGCGATGTATGTACACACCGCCCGCCGTTTTCTCCCCGATTTCGGCGGTGGAGACATCTCCCCAGCCACCGCCTTTTATATGGCGACACTGGGAGGCGCAAAGGCGTTGGGACTGGACGACACAATCGGCAGCCTTGGGCGCGGCAAAGAGGCTGACTTTATCGTTGTGAATCCACAGAGACTCAGCCCCCTACCGGCAGACAAAGGGCCGGACATCTCCCCTGAGGCGCTGCTCTCCCGCATGATCTTTCGGGGAGATGACCGCATCGTCGAGCAGACCTACATTCGGGGAGTCCTCTGCTACGATCGTAGTTCGCACGGTAACAACGCGAGCAAAAGCTGAGGGTAAGGTTACGCAAGTCTGCCGTAGTAAAACTTGGAGGAAGTCCGATGCTACCGGACCACATTTTCCTTGGTACGTTGCGGGATGGGCGCTTGCGGGTACAGTCGCCTATTACTGTCAAGATCACAAAGGAGAACCAACACGTTATCGCTGAAGCCACTGAACTTGACGAGTTTGGCTTCGGAGTTAATCTATCTGAAGCGCTACGCGATCTCCAGAGAGCCATTGTCGAACTGTACCTTACCCTCGAAGAAGGGAAAGACCGCCTCAGCCCAGATTTACAGAGAGTCTGGGCTACGCTTCAGCTACAACTTTCGCACCAGTCGTACCAGGGATGACTATATTGAAATCCTGAGAAGCAAAGGTCGGATCTCTTTTTGAATTTTCGCCTCCGCTCTTCATATCTATCCACAACCATCCAATCACACTGTTCATCAAAGCTGTTCCCTGACACGCTGTCCCAACTCGATTGCAAGCTGGATCCTCTCACGGTGGGCAATTGATCGACAAACGGCAAGATGTACCCGGGTGGGGACGAGCCAACCTCCAGCCCTGCTCGCGCAAGACAATAAAGGCCGCATCGG
This genomic interval carries:
- the guaD gene encoding guanine deaminase, with the translated sequence MRHVRLFRGQILNPVAEDRYTFHVDGGIVVDTSGAILKVGAYHEIHQQYPSVAIVDCSDRLILPGFIDTHTHLPQYAAVAQYGKELLEWLKKDIYPAEREFTPEAANTLCPVFFRSLLSHGVTTAAIYCSVRKDSTHVAFEWAEKTGIRAIIGKVMMDQNAPDFLLEKTSESLQASEEVCRTWHGAANGRLLYAFTPRFAPTCSRALMKAVGELASQYGAYVQTHLAENPTELQWVRELFPETRSYTDVYFRAGLLGPKTILAHAIYVSPEERRLLADTGTCLSHCPTSNLFLKSGLMPLRELLDMDLRIGLGSDVGGGPTLSPFEVMRSAMYVHTARRFLPDFGGGDISPATAFYMATLGGAKALGLDDTIGSLGRGKEADFIVVNPQRLSPLPADKGPDISPEALLSRMIFRGDDRIVEQTYIRGVLCYDRSSHGNNASKS
- a CDS encoding LapA family protein, with the protein product MNQLSLIGFLILAVVIATFSVQNSGEAVVKFIWWQFQSSLVVVILISTALGAIMAIFLSLPGTFRLRMRMRDQSQRITELEQRLQECETQRTKDMPGTR
- a CDS encoding HlyC/CorC family transporter — its product is GGVDGLVTMEDLLEEIVGEIHDEYETAEKPVERLRDGSLIIDASLNIKDLRDEHGLPFPESPAYETLAGFMLTQLQRMPKGGDIITYQGKKLTIVDMEGRRIARIKVEELPATH